The Pseudomonas moraviensis genome contains the following window.
ATTCAACTGATAGCGCCAGCGCACATACAGCAGCGCCGAACAGAACACTGCCAGGCTCGCGGCCATTTCCAGCAGACCGAACACGTGCCGGTTGGGATCGTATGCGGCCAGTGCGCCTTTGATGAAATACAGGTTCACTACAAAACACATCCACGAATGTCCACGGCCGCTGCCCATGATCATCGCCGGGGCGAGCACCAGCCACGGGATCAGCTCGACCAGCAGAATCACCCACGGCCGTGCGCCGTGCAGGTCGGCGAACAGCAGGTAATAAGCGGCGAGCAATCCGGCGAGGGCGAAAAAGCTCAGCAGGCTGAGCACGCGCATTGCCTTGACCCGTGGCTCAAGCCACGCCACCGAGGGCAGGACTTTCGGCTTCTTCGCCATCAGCCCACCAGTTTCTGCGCGGTTTTCGCCAGACGCAGACCGAGTGCGCGGCACAGCGCCACTTCGTGCTGATCGAGACCGTTCTTGCCGTCGGCACCGGCGTGATGGCTGGCCCCGTAGGGCGTGCCGCCACCTTCGGTTTCGAGCAGGGCCGATTCGCTGTAGGGCAGGCCGGTGATCAACATGCCGTGGTGCAACAGCGGCAGCATCATCGACAGCAGCGTGGTTTCCTGCCCGCCGTGC
Protein-coding sequences here:
- a CDS encoding DUF2069 domain-containing protein; this translates as MAKKPKVLPSVAWLEPRVKAMRVLSLLSFFALAGLLAAYYLLFADLHGARPWVILLVELIPWLVLAPAMIMGSGRGHSWMCFVVNLYFIKGALAAYDPNRHVFGLLEMAASLAVFCSALLYVRWRYQLNRKLAGEGEVSVA